One stretch of Halalkalicoccus tibetensis DNA includes these proteins:
- a CDS encoding thiolase family protein: protein MRSETTPVIAQALRTPQGKEGGALANVRSEDLSIPLIDEILAETGLSGEEIDDLMWGCAQQRGEQDNNIARVIALLSELGENVPATTINRWCASSMQAIISASDAIRAGQRDAIIAGGVESMSRVPKDGQSYDHLHPKLAENYDVTGLQMGMTAEKVAEEFDVSREKQDEYALRSHRRAAAATDEGRFEDQIVPIKTEDGIVTEDEGIRRDTSMEALSGLPTVFKSDGSVTPGNASQITDGAAATLVTSRGFAKDHGLNVLAEVGSNHVAGVDPTIMGVGPVPATKGLLERTGREIDNYDLVELNEAFASQTLYSQRELGVSDDRFNVNGGAIALGHPLGASGARLPVTLIHELIDRDADRGLTTLCVGFGQGAAIEFSR, encoded by the coding sequence ATGAGGTCAGAGACTACGCCCGTAATCGCACAAGCACTTCGAACCCCGCAAGGAAAGGAAGGTGGTGCTCTTGCCAATGTCCGCAGTGAGGATCTCTCAATCCCGCTGATTGACGAGATCCTCGCCGAAACCGGACTCAGTGGTGAAGAGATCGACGACCTGATGTGGGGTTGTGCTCAGCAACGTGGAGAGCAGGACAACAATATCGCGCGCGTCATTGCCCTGCTCTCGGAGCTGGGTGAGAACGTCCCTGCGACCACCATTAACCGCTGGTGTGCCTCCTCAATGCAAGCGATCATCTCTGCGAGCGATGCAATCCGTGCTGGGCAACGTGACGCGATCATCGCTGGCGGCGTCGAGTCGATGAGTCGAGTGCCGAAGGACGGCCAGTCCTATGATCACCTCCATCCGAAGCTCGCTGAAAACTACGATGTCACCGGGCTACAGATGGGTATGACAGCCGAGAAAGTAGCTGAAGAGTTCGACGTCTCGCGGGAGAAACAGGACGAGTACGCGCTTCGAAGCCACCGACGCGCGGCGGCGGCGACCGATGAAGGCCGCTTCGAGGACCAGATCGTTCCTATCAAAACCGAGGATGGGATCGTGACCGAGGACGAAGGGATTCGTCGTGACACCTCGATGGAGGCACTCTCCGGGCTTCCGACAGTATTCAAAAGTGACGGTAGTGTCACCCCAGGTAATGCCTCACAAATCACCGACGGTGCTGCTGCCACTCTTGTCACGAGCCGCGGATTCGCGAAGGACCATGGTCTCAACGTGCTCGCGGAGGTCGGCTCGAACCACGTCGCAGGTGTGGATCCCACGATCATGGGAGTTGGTCCCGTCCCCGCGACGAAGGGGCTGCTCGAACGCACTGGACGAGAGATCGACAACTACGACCTCGTCGAACTCAACGAGGCGTTCGCGAGCCAAACACTCTACTCACAACGCGAGCTTGGCGTCTCTGATGACCGGTTTAACGTCAATGGTGGCGCGATCGCATTGGGTCACCCGCTGGGTGCAAGCGGTGCTCGTCTACCTGTTACGTTGATCCATGAACTGATCGACCGTGACGCCGATCGCGGGTTGACGACGCTTTGTGTTGGTTTCGGCCAGGGCGCGGCGATCGAGTTCTCACGATAG
- a CDS encoding thiamine pyrophosphate-binding protein encodes MQTGSELFVTALEQYGVSHVFGNPGTTELPVLKALGDSEIEYILGLHEDIAVGMAGGYASTRRYHAHHDSDVLPVGVANLHLAPGLAHGLGNLYAAKVAGAPVVVTAGNHSTDFRHEEPILSGNLVGIAEEFTKWSAEVLDVEALPSMVRRAFRTALTPPTGPVFLGLPLDTMMTETDADPERLGEIPTAGRGDPHQIDRAAELLAAAEDPVLVVGDHVARAGRDAVDAAVALAEAAGLRVHGEILACEVNFPTEHDQWISYVPPDEDLAREVMDVDTLVFAGCSTNTTLVRHENPLVGRETTCIHLGQDAWELGKLQPADAAVLGDSGEVMAALSDRVEERIDTGVRDARLEHVKDVRKSLAATLSSVGTSDAADDPRASKADLVDRIRETVPDAYLVDEGVTSKYALLNRWPLEPEGLISNKGGGLGYGLPAAVGAAIAENQREAPRNVLGFVGDGSYLYYPHTLHTAARHGIDLTVVVSDNRNYRILKDNTIKLFGGTDTDHEYVGMDFEPPVDIAANAESHGAEGRLIETPKEISSAVKDAIASSEPTVLDVLVHD; translated from the coding sequence ATGCAAACAGGATCAGAACTATTCGTTACGGCCCTCGAGCAGTACGGTGTTTCCCACGTCTTCGGCAATCCCGGGACGACCGAGCTACCCGTGTTAAAAGCGCTCGGTGATAGCGAGATCGAATACATCCTCGGCCTACACGAGGACATCGCCGTCGGAATGGCCGGTGGCTACGCGAGTACTCGACGCTACCACGCTCATCATGATTCGGACGTTCTTCCGGTAGGTGTCGCTAACCTCCATCTTGCACCGGGGCTCGCCCACGGGCTCGGCAACCTCTACGCCGCGAAGGTTGCGGGCGCACCCGTGGTCGTCACCGCGGGCAACCACAGTACCGACTTCCGCCACGAGGAGCCGATCCTCTCGGGGAACCTCGTTGGGATAGCCGAGGAGTTCACCAAGTGGAGTGCGGAAGTACTCGATGTCGAGGCACTGCCCTCGATGGTCCGCCGTGCCTTCCGGACCGCGCTTACACCCCCGACCGGCCCGGTCTTTCTCGGTCTACCGCTGGATACGATGATGACCGAGACCGACGCCGATCCCGAGCGGCTGGGCGAGATCCCCACGGCCGGCCGTGGCGATCCGCACCAGATAGACCGGGCCGCGGAGCTGCTCGCTGCGGCCGAGGATCCCGTCCTGGTCGTCGGCGATCACGTCGCCCGGGCGGGGCGCGATGCCGTCGACGCAGCGGTGGCGCTCGCCGAAGCCGCCGGCCTCCGCGTCCACGGCGAGATTCTCGCCTGCGAGGTCAACTTCCCAACGGAACACGACCAATGGATCTCCTACGTTCCGCCCGATGAGGATCTAGCCAGAGAGGTCATGGATGTTGACACGCTGGTGTTCGCAGGCTGTTCAACCAATACGACGCTGGTTCGCCACGAGAACCCGCTGGTCGGTCGCGAGACGACCTGTATCCATCTCGGACAGGACGCGTGGGAACTCGGCAAACTCCAACCGGCTGACGCCGCCGTACTCGGCGATTCCGGCGAGGTCATGGCAGCTCTCTCTGACCGAGTTGAGGAGCGGATCGATACGGGCGTTCGAGACGCACGGCTCGAACACGTAAAGGACGTCCGTAAGTCGCTAGCCGCTACCCTGTCCTCGGTCGGAACGAGCGACGCGGCGGACGATCCTCGCGCCTCAAAGGCCGATCTAGTCGACCGCATTCGGGAAACCGTCCCCGACGCCTACCTTGTCGATGAGGGCGTCACTTCGAAGTACGCGCTGTTGAACCGGTGGCCGCTTGAACCTGAAGGCCTGATCTCAAACAAGGGTGGCGGTCTCGGCTACGGACTTCCGGCGGCGGTCGGAGCGGCTATCGCTGAGAACCAGCGTGAAGCGCCACGTAATGTGCTTGGATTCGTCGGCGACGGTTCCTATCTCTACTATCCTCACACGCTCCATACCGCGGCGCGCCACGGGATCGACCTGACGGTTGTGGTTTCCGATAACCGTAACTACCGCATCTTGAAGGACAACACGATCAAGCTCTTCGGGGGAACCGATACCGATCACGAATACGTTGGAATGGACTTTGAGCCGCCTGTCGACATTGCAGCCAACGCCGAGAGCCATGGTGCCGAGGGCCGCTTGATCGAAACACCCAAAGAGATCAGCTCCGCAGTTAAGGACGCGATCGCAAGTAGCGAACCAACCGTCTTGGACGTTCTCGTCCATGATTAA
- a CDS encoding TRAP transporter fused permease subunit translates to MSVRAVRAWMTPLNVLRAVTYLLGVTFTLYTIYYAYSQFFTQQIRYTNLFLGLGIALFYLHTVLEGQREEGATEGSIRRRIEPLVAVGLAGLAIWSVAYVELHFDRLFYDAPVVGYTTNDLLVGLVLIVLAVDTTRRAFGNTIAAVTLTAVVYAHSLVGPNMPGVFRHTGMSWEQIARDGAIGLTGVYHETLMGIGATWVAIFIMFAGIAKAYGLMDFVLDAGREIGSSLRTGIVQVAVIASMVMGSITGSAAANTATTGSFTIPMLRDQGIRDDFAAAIEAVASAGGQMLPPVMGVAAFLMADIIGVPYVDVIRAGLIPAALFYLSVGVGVHLAVLKFGWTTERTDKFEPRVLLQGLHFAVPLAVLLYTLIVLRYSPLSAGMYTIFTIVGTVALRNLYVDGPSLDTLLATARRTVTGLYRGGVEMAPLVGVLAAMGIIIELLTQTGLAQRVSTLIVGLGGGSLLLVLVLAMLASILFGLGMPTPAAYILVVILVAPGVEAMGIPELTTHMFVFYFAMLSAITPPVAISVAVGSRIAGTSFTRACLQALRIGAPGFAIPFAFVANDGLIQWSFPETVVAFPLVLAGTVALIVATVGYDGRRSLGSLRRTLYGVASFGAMFGVVVHPALQIGAGVAVVVALAVSNSSTPSRFRVSARN, encoded by the coding sequence ATGTCGGTTCGGGCCGTCCGCGCGTGGATGACGCCACTGAACGTCCTCCGGGCGGTCACCTACCTCCTGGGCGTGACGTTCACTCTCTATACGATCTACTACGCGTATTCGCAGTTCTTCACCCAACAGATCCGCTACACCAACCTCTTTCTCGGTCTGGGGATCGCGCTGTTTTACCTCCATACGGTCCTTGAGGGGCAGCGGGAGGAGGGGGCGACCGAGGGGTCGATCCGTCGGCGGATCGAACCGTTGGTCGCGGTCGGGCTCGCCGGGCTCGCGATCTGGTCAGTTGCTTACGTCGAACTGCATTTCGATCGGCTGTTCTACGACGCACCGGTGGTCGGCTACACGACCAACGACCTCCTCGTCGGGCTCGTATTGATCGTGCTCGCGGTCGACACCACCCGACGCGCGTTCGGCAACACCATCGCCGCCGTCACCCTCACGGCGGTGGTCTACGCCCACTCGCTTGTGGGCCCGAACATGCCCGGCGTCTTCCGCCACACGGGGATGAGCTGGGAGCAGATCGCCCGCGACGGCGCGATCGGGCTCACAGGGGTCTACCACGAGACGCTAATGGGCATTGGCGCGACCTGGGTCGCGATCTTCATCATGTTCGCGGGGATCGCGAAGGCCTACGGACTGATGGACTTCGTCCTCGATGCGGGTCGCGAGATCGGCTCGAGCCTTCGGACCGGGATCGTCCAGGTGGCCGTGATCGCGAGCATGGTGATGGGATCGATCACCGGCAGCGCGGCGGCCAACACCGCGACGACGGGTAGCTTCACCATTCCGATGCTGCGCGATCAGGGGATCCGCGACGACTTCGCGGCCGCCATCGAGGCCGTCGCCAGTGCGGGCGGACAAATGCTCCCGCCGGTGATGGGCGTCGCGGCCTTCCTCATGGCCGACATCATCGGTGTGCCGTACGTCGACGTCATCCGCGCGGGACTGATTCCGGCCGCCCTGTTCTACCTGAGCGTCGGGGTCGGTGTCCACCTGGCGGTGCTGAAGTTCGGCTGGACGACCGAGCGAACGGACAAGTTCGAGCCGCGGGTCCTCCTCCAAGGGCTCCATTTCGCGGTCCCGCTCGCAGTGTTGCTCTACACGCTGATCGTGCTTCGCTATTCGCCGCTCTCGGCAGGGATGTACACCATTTTCACGATCGTCGGGACCGTCGCGCTCAGGAACCTCTACGTCGACGGACCCTCGCTCGACACCCTCCTCGCAACCGCGAGGCGGACCGTCACGGGGCTGTACCGTGGCGGCGTCGAGATGGCGCCACTGGTCGGCGTGCTCGCGGCGATGGGGATCATCATCGAACTGCTCACCCAGACCGGCCTCGCACAGCGCGTGAGCACGCTGATCGTCGGGCTCGGCGGCGGGAGCCTGCTGCTCGTGCTCGTGCTCGCGATGCTCGCAAGCATCCTCTTCGGGCTCGGCATGCCGACGCCCGCGGCGTACATTCTCGTGGTGATCCTCGTCGCGCCGGGCGTGGAGGCGATGGGGATCCCCGAGCTCACGACCCACATGTTCGTGTTCTACTTCGCGATGCTGTCGGCGATCACGCCGCCCGTGGCCATCTCGGTCGCCGTCGGCTCGCGGATCGCGGGCACGAGCTTCACGAGGGCCTGCCTACAGGCCCTGCGGATCGGCGCGCCGGGGTTCGCCATCCCCTTCGCGTTCGTCGCCAACGACGGCCTGATCCAGTGGTCGTTCCCCGAGACGGTCGTCGCGTTCCCGCTCGTGCTCGCGGGGACCGTCGCGCTCATCGTCGCCACGGTGGGCTACGACGGCAGGCGCTCGCTCGGATCGCTCCGACGGACCCTCTACGGGGTCGCGTCGTTCGGCGCGATGTTCGGTGTGGTCGTCCATCCCGCGCTCCAGATCGGGGCCGGCGTCGCTGTCGTCGTTGCCTTAGCCGTCTCGAATTCGAGCACTCCGTCGCGATTTCGTGTTTCAGCTAGAAACTAA
- a CDS encoding TAXI family TRAP transporter solute-binding subunit — MSDRIGLGRRAFLTASGAGTLGLAGCIGDDDPETIDEGGNGSSDGESTLRMRTATSTTAAYAANQGIAAAVNDDTDQVFVEAQTSPGTEANIGALNSGEAEMVYIQNWSAVDVREGVEPFGDLDFSINQVFHYYDLPWFFCSATEGLDSIADIEAETTVSPTPRGSGTATAVEHALEYVIDEYDRVSEDYGEQASAMNEGRLDVGMGTYMNYEIVPGWLQEMMGTVDLSLLEVPEEAIEAWEDDERLQAESFPGEDLEEAAAAPEEVWGVEFSYNFVCRDDLEYDTVYGFLETLYEGREGLAEYHALLNPLADEEFWVENAYEDVPFHPAAADFYEEIDVWREEFERGEG, encoded by the coding sequence ATGAGCGATCGTATCGGGCTTGGCCGGCGGGCATTCCTAACCGCGAGCGGGGCGGGGACGCTCGGACTAGCCGGCTGTATCGGTGACGACGATCCGGAGACAATTGACGAGGGCGGCAACGGCAGTTCGGACGGGGAGTCGACCCTGCGGATGCGGACTGCAACGTCCACAACTGCCGCTTACGCCGCCAACCAGGGGATCGCGGCCGCGGTGAACGACGACACGGACCAGGTGTTCGTTGAGGCTCAGACCAGCCCGGGAACCGAGGCGAACATCGGCGCGCTCAACAGTGGCGAGGCCGAAATGGTCTACATTCAGAACTGGTCGGCCGTCGACGTTCGGGAGGGGGTCGAACCGTTCGGCGATCTCGATTTTTCGATCAACCAGGTGTTCCACTACTATGATCTGCCGTGGTTCTTCTGCTCGGCCACTGAAGGGCTCGACTCGATCGCCGATATCGAGGCGGAGACGACGGTCTCGCCGACGCCCCGGGGATCGGGGACGGCCACGGCGGTTGAGCACGCCCTTGAGTACGTCATCGATGAGTACGACCGGGTGAGCGAGGACTACGGCGAGCAGGCCAGCGCGATGAACGAGGGACGTCTCGATGTCGGAATGGGAACCTACATGAACTACGAGATTGTCCCTGGATGGCTTCAGGAGATGATGGGGACTGTCGATCTCAGTCTACTGGAAGTGCCCGAGGAGGCGATCGAGGCCTGGGAGGACGACGAGCGCCTGCAGGCCGAGTCGTTCCCAGGCGAGGATCTCGAGGAGGCCGCCGCCGCGCCCGAGGAGGTGTGGGGGGTCGAGTTCTCCTATAACTTCGTCTGTCGCGACGACCTTGAGTACGACACCGTCTATGGGTTCCTCGAGACGCTGTACGAGGGCCGCGAGGGGCTCGCTGAGTACCACGCACTGCTCAACCCACTGGCGGACGAGGAGTTCTGGGTCGAGAACGCCTACGAGGACGTCCCGTTTCATCCCGCGGCGGCCGACTTCTACGAGGAGATCGACGTCTGGCGCGAGGAGTTCGAGCGCGGGGAGGGCTGA
- a CDS encoding enoyl-CoA hydratase-related protein: MIDSDAVRLTLDDGMVTVTIDRPNRRNALSREVSDGLREALATVKDHEARCLVVEGAGGAFSAGGDIAAMREGIEGEEPL; encoded by the coding sequence ATGATCGACAGCGACGCCGTTCGGTTGACACTCGACGACGGGATGGTAACGGTCACGATTGACCGACCCAACCGGAGGAACGCCCTCTCACGGGAGGTGAGCGACGGTCTGCGCGAGGCGCTCGCGACGGTTAAGGATCACGAGGCACGCTGTCTCGTCGTCGAGGGCGCCGGCGGCGCCTTCTCGGCGGGCGGAGACATCGCCGCGATGCGCGAGGGGATCGAGGGCGAGGAGCCGCTCTGA
- a CDS encoding acyl-CoA dehydrogenase family protein: MELLDESIIPEHAHQVKREARKFAREYIAPNAEEYFRTGDYPWEILEAGRDADLVAQDIGEDYGGRGFDVMEMLALVEEFFRADPGIGLTLRLASFGGELVERHGTDAQHEEYLRPVANGDQITGLAISEPDTGSDLAGMTTHAEKDGDEWVLNGEKYWVGNAVEADWLTVYAKTDDSDHRYSNYSLFIVPTDADGYEAEHIPEKMAFRASKQGHIIFENCRIPEQNLLGTENDGFYMLVDFFNKERVIVGGHGLGIAAAAVEETWKFVHDREAFEKKISDFQAVQHELADMRIDFESARALNWRAADKAIEGERTSLWGSLVKTNSTETAVDCAERGMQLHGGRSIFTNRRIARVYRDCRIPVIYEGANEIQRNLIYSQQAKFEE; the protein is encoded by the coding sequence ATGGAGTTGTTAGACGAGTCAATCATACCGGAGCATGCTCACCAAGTGAAACGAGAGGCACGAAAATTTGCCCGAGAGTATATTGCTCCAAATGCGGAGGAGTACTTTAGAACTGGAGACTATCCGTGGGAGATTTTAGAGGCAGGTCGTGACGCAGATCTGGTCGCTCAAGATATTGGCGAGGATTATGGAGGTCGTGGGTTTGATGTCATGGAGATGCTGGCACTTGTGGAGGAATTTTTCCGAGCAGATCCGGGTATCGGACTTACGTTACGGTTAGCGAGTTTCGGCGGTGAGCTTGTTGAGAGACATGGAACCGATGCTCAACACGAAGAGTATCTTCGCCCAGTCGCGAACGGGGATCAAATTACTGGACTTGCGATATCGGAACCCGATACGGGCAGTGACCTCGCAGGAATGACCACTCACGCTGAAAAGGACGGCGACGAGTGGGTGCTGAATGGCGAGAAATACTGGGTGGGTAACGCGGTTGAGGCTGATTGGCTGACAGTATATGCGAAAACGGACGACTCGGACCATCGGTATTCGAATTACTCGCTGTTCATCGTGCCAACCGATGCCGACGGCTACGAAGCCGAGCATATTCCGGAGAAAATGGCTTTTCGTGCGAGCAAGCAGGGCCACATCATCTTCGAGAACTGCAGAATACCCGAGCAGAACCTCCTTGGCACCGAAAATGATGGGTTTTACATGCTTGTCGATTTCTTTAACAAAGAACGCGTCATCGTCGGTGGTCATGGCCTGGGGATCGCTGCCGCAGCCGTGGAAGAGACCTGGAAATTCGTCCACGACCGTGAGGCGTTCGAGAAGAAGATAAGCGATTTCCAGGCTGTTCAGCATGAACTTGCGGATATGCGTATCGACTTTGAGAGTGCTCGTGCACTGAACTGGCGAGCTGCCGACAAAGCAATAGAGGGTGAGAGAACGAGTCTATGGGGTTCCCTCGTGAAAACCAACTCTACTGAGACGGCGGTAGACTGTGCCGAGCGCGGGATGCAGTTGCATGGTGGACGATCAATATTTACCAACCGCCGAATCGCTCGTGTTTATCGGGACTGCCGAATCCCTGTTATCTATGAAGGAGCAAACGAGATCCAGCGAAATCTGATCTATAGTCAGCAAGCGAAATTCGAAGAGTAG
- a CDS encoding SDR family oxidoreductase, whose translation MPTGCKTLFNPQDVTDQDGIKRLFDEVESQIGDVDILVNNAGVNPYFGNTADLDIETWEQIFTVNVQGTFTCAQQFGQRILERGGDGSLINISSVGGVVALPYQTPYTASKHAIVGLTKCLAVEWAPDIRVNALAPGYVKTAFTEGVRENEDIRKDILADIPQERFAEPEEIAASAVYLASDAAAYVTGEIHLADGGIAAK comes from the coding sequence ATCCCAACGGGCTGCAAGACACTGTTCAATCCACAGGATGTTACGGATCAAGACGGCATTAAACGACTATTTGATGAGGTCGAGAGCCAAATTGGCGATGTCGACATCTTAGTGAATAATGCAGGTGTGAATCCATACTTTGGGAATACGGCTGATTTAGATATAGAAACATGGGAGCAGATCTTCACTGTTAACGTTCAAGGTACATTTACTTGCGCGCAACAATTTGGACAACGAATTTTGGAACGAGGGGGAGACGGATCTTTGATTAATATCTCTAGCGTTGGTGGTGTTGTTGCGCTCCCGTATCAGACACCCTATACGGCATCCAAGCATGCCATTGTCGGACTGACGAAATGCTTAGCTGTCGAGTGGGCACCTGATATTCGAGTAAATGCGCTCGCACCGGGGTACGTAAAGACTGCATTCACGGAGGGCGTCCGGGAAAACGAGGACATTCGAAAGGACATCTTGGCTGACATCCCGCAGGAGCGGTTCGCCGAACCCGAAGAAATCGCTGCAAGCGCGGTTTACCTTGCGAGCGACGCAGCGGCCTATGTTACTGGAGAAATCCACCTTGCAGATGGGGGCATAGCAGCCAAGTAG
- a CDS encoding SDR family oxidoreductase, which yields MAELLTDKTAVVTGAASGNGRQISLAFACHGADVVVADIQPEPREGGTPTHEKIASETDTTADATYVECDVTNTDDLEEAVEAAEEFGGVEVMVNNAGIFRDEDFLDVTEDEYDQLMDINAKGVFFGAQAAAKRMVERDRGGSIINISSVAGLEGSGEYPTYCTSKGAVRLLTYSLASALGPNNIRVNGIHPGIIETTMTSEDVPIVGAELGEQFLETVPLRRNGQPEDVADAAVLLASDLASYVTAISFVVDGGMTNTQ from the coding sequence ATGGCAGAGTTATTAACAGACAAGACAGCAGTCGTGACGGGTGCTGCAAGCGGAAACGGACGGCAGATCTCCCTTGCATTCGCATGCCATGGCGCGGATGTCGTCGTAGCGGACATCCAGCCCGAACCTAGAGAGGGCGGCACGCCAACCCATGAGAAAATCGCTAGCGAGACGGATACTACTGCTGATGCGACTTATGTTGAATGTGACGTGACGAACACCGACGACCTCGAAGAAGCAGTCGAGGCCGCCGAAGAGTTCGGCGGTGTCGAAGTGATGGTGAACAACGCTGGCATATTCCGTGACGAGGACTTCCTCGATGTGACCGAAGACGAGTACGACCAGCTAATGGATATTAACGCGAAAGGCGTGTTCTTCGGCGCGCAGGCCGCCGCCAAACGGATGGTCGAACGCGATCGCGGCGGATCGATCATCAATATATCGAGCGTTGCAGGCCTCGAAGGAAGCGGGGAATATCCGACTTACTGCACCTCGAAAGGGGCCGTTCGACTTCTCACCTACTCACTAGCTAGCGCGCTGGGCCCAAACAATATTCGTGTGAACGGGATTCACCCCGGGATCATCGAGACGACGATGACATCCGAGGACGTGCCCATCGTCGGGGCTGAGCTCGGCGAACAGTTCCTCGAAACGGTCCCCTTGCGCCGAAACGGCCAGCCCGAGGACGTCGCCGACGCGGCCGTTTTGCTGGCGAGCGACCTCGCCAGTTACGTCACCGCTATATCATTTGTCGTCGATGGCGGAATGACGAACACTCAATAG
- a CDS encoding TetR/AcrR family transcriptional regulator yields the protein MSSYPETKQRIREAAFRALTTHGYADLSIKDIGDELGQNPSLIYHYFDSKDELLLSMLDVFVEIFVGQRAEQPITDPEAELREFIDQVLSPQPEQIEQVMFSPPADIQQGVSRVFVELWAHATWDDEFRAETTRVESRLRETVIQILRAGIELEQFQPVEPEQTADHLLFLLKQTIHTRTTTNRDAVTERGQMIIDRVIDDISVES from the coding sequence ATGAGTAGCTATCCTGAGACTAAACAACGCATTAGAGAAGCTGCCTTCCGTGCGCTCACTACGCACGGGTACGCGGATCTCTCGATCAAAGATATTGGTGACGAACTCGGTCAAAATCCATCCCTGATATACCATTATTTCGATAGCAAAGACGAACTCCTGCTTTCAATGCTTGATGTCTTTGTCGAGATTTTCGTCGGTCAACGAGCTGAGCAGCCGATTACTGACCCAGAAGCAGAACTACGAGAGTTCATTGATCAAGTTCTCTCTCCTCAACCAGAGCAAATCGAACAGGTCATGTTCTCCCCACCAGCCGATATCCAACAGGGAGTTTCGCGAGTATTCGTCGAACTATGGGCCCATGCGACGTGGGATGACGAATTCCGAGCAGAAACTACACGAGTGGAAAGTCGACTCAGAGAAACGGTCATTCAGATACTCCGTGCCGGCATCGAACTCGAGCAGTTCCAACCAGTGGAACCGGAGCAGACAGCAGATCATCTTCTCTTTCTGCTCAAACAAACGATCCACACTCGTACGACGACGAACCGAGATGCCGTCACCGAGCGTGGTCAAATGATTATCGATCGTGTGATAGACGATATTTCAGTAGAGAGTTAG
- a CDS encoding cytochrome P450, translating into MQSSGSVVGVGQAPEAIRSRDRQLSPFEWYAEMRQETPVCYDERRETWDVFRYEDVNHVLKDHDAFTANRTLEADESSNGGSDEMPMLQTMITTGPPEHNRLRGFIDERFQPGAIREYQPQVEKVTAELLDDLENKQQFDFVDEFAIPVPVIVIAELLGIPADRREQFKEWSDALVARPEDDTQEEIQRVQQGQQQAQQEMGRYFAKLLEERQGGDGDDLVTLAANAEELSRGEKVGFCILLLLAGNITTTNLLTNTIWSFEEEGITNDVRTGAIDHEQAIEEALRYRSPIQSLKRIATEDVELNGQQIQTGDILTLWLGAANRDPEVFDDPEEFRPERGSNRHIAFGTGVHFCLGAHLARMEADVAIEQLLERFDRLDADLSDLQPLSSLYGLESLPCEVSMNAHSER; encoded by the coding sequence ATGCAGTCATCTGGATCAGTCGTTGGAGTGGGTCAGGCACCGGAAGCCATTCGAAGCCGCGACAGGCAGCTCTCGCCGTTCGAATGGTACGCTGAGATGCGTCAGGAAACTCCCGTTTGTTACGACGAACGACGGGAAACATGGGACGTGTTCCGATACGAAGACGTAAACCACGTTCTCAAAGATCATGATGCGTTCACAGCTAATCGCACACTGGAGGCCGATGAATCCTCAAATGGCGGTAGTGATGAGATGCCGATGTTGCAGACGATGATCACAACAGGCCCACCGGAACACAACCGCCTGCGGGGATTTATCGACGAACGGTTCCAGCCGGGAGCGATACGGGAGTACCAGCCCCAAGTAGAGAAGGTAACAGCGGAGTTGCTGGATGACCTCGAAAACAAGCAGCAGTTCGATTTTGTCGACGAGTTCGCAATTCCGGTTCCGGTCATCGTCATCGCCGAGCTGCTGGGGATTCCCGCTGACCGCCGCGAGCAGTTCAAGGAATGGTCGGATGCACTCGTTGCACGGCCCGAAGACGACACACAAGAGGAGATACAACGGGTCCAGCAAGGACAGCAACAGGCCCAACAGGAAATGGGCAGGTACTTCGCGAAGTTATTGGAAGAGCGCCAGGGGGGTGACGGCGATGACCTCGTTACGCTCGCAGCGAACGCAGAGGAGCTATCCAGAGGCGAAAAGGTCGGGTTCTGCATCCTCCTTCTTCTCGCAGGCAACATCACAACGACGAACCTCCTCACTAACACGATCTGGTCGTTCGAGGAAGAGGGAATCACAAATGACGTTCGAACGGGAGCGATCGATCACGAACAGGCCATCGAAGAGGCGCTTCGATATCGGTCCCCGATCCAGTCATTAAAACGAATCGCTACGGAGGACGTCGAACTGAACGGCCAACAAATCCAGACTGGGGACATCCTGACGCTCTGGTTGGGTGCTGCAAACCGTGACCCGGAGGTCTTCGATGATCCCGAGGAGTTCCGACCCGAGCGAGGGTCCAACCGGCACATCGCGTTCGGAACGGGAGTCCACTTTTGTTTAGGTGCTCATCTCGCACGGATGGAAGCAGACGTCGCCATAGAGCAGTTGCTTGAGCGCTTTGATCGGCTGGACGCGGATCTCTCGGATCTTCAACCGTTGAGTAGTCTCTACGGTCTCGAATCGCTCCCCTGTGAAGTGAGCATGAACGCTCATTCAGAAAGATAG